One Fuerstiella marisgermanici DNA window includes the following coding sequences:
- a CDS encoding DUF1583 domain-containing protein codes for MRTLSRLNHLLLLALWCTIAASVSVASGDPAVSRAIGAIFGEDHIVESAYGVHQRSLAMSPQDRYQFLSDWVLPHDSHDAIRVLVDFMPTHPAGNDGGEGGNLVSPALDLVRSAAEIDRLAELSAKVEMLSPTSTLGQKNRIALLVLIAIQKNQSDVGLKLIDEFLKLSAATELDDVRHRSAEALLFHVGRSVPDIYEALVGPVSTIARRKMTKNVWPIWNRQFQTLATELHLPDPEPAINRSASGQWMSAGIVDAESRGAGIPASRWRLQKGQADNTISHDDDVLYFQSPLTGNFQVECDFAAFSWRDSQLVVCGTWVAPVYTQQHFEVGDIRGTSKRHLLEPRFSKIRGTVHNRVTVTDGQTTAFVNGRRVHDWTMLEHHDPWIAIRNDFKHGGSAFNVRITGAPVIPEAITLTAHPQLQGWLSYFPGSVGWSHSHWQPLYLGQREDRTPANIKQSGGIFAPRRAELPTDCFCEEALFYHRPMLEDGTIEYEYFYNEGQQDAHPMLDRMCFLLQPDGVKLHWLTDGIFDRTDLAPDNKMSTEHAVTEASEDAAADAASFRYDVPRNNAWNKVRLTLTGDIVEIWLNGSVVARQKLNANNQRRFGLFHYADQSELRVRNVTWKGDWPKELPSISDQDLATDEALFLDRDVEHMQAVFQHDFTTDGAVNDRFRLIRGAPGEHVKDTSSGTLALRPGTKGYVNTTIAPSLQAYGDFDITVSYEDFKYSTTENGSSSLLLIARLDNATSDEFFVTRRHMHEPNGERDMLQCVVVQQAPEGERRDYFVTESIEERGGRLRLARRGDRIYYLTAERDSPNFRLRGSRLVTTKPIKADGIRLVAQMHRPGHCSVIWKDIVVKAEKITQASTADADPRVTQLNSERTELLQHVLYDFTKEAPNRAFLYRWRDTRDWNATDKGLKLSAPGFDSWESSGLSTLHDITGDFDITTEFETIKLDKPAADEQTAIYLQIEVPDKNQTQANAMFNLTESGYTEARAQFRYAKPDGRLDYRNAGSVSAKAVTSLRVARRGRKFTVLTKLAGAEHERILDVADLSDVAIPSVRIMLHTGGADRESEILVKRLDIHAEHYEPPPATPTLPPKPVEPPARKKGFFESLFGS; via the coding sequence ATGAGAACCTTGAGTCGGCTAAACCACCTATTGCTTTTAGCATTGTGGTGCACCATCGCGGCATCAGTTTCCGTGGCGTCCGGCGACCCCGCGGTATCGCGGGCCATTGGGGCCATCTTTGGTGAGGACCACATTGTTGAATCGGCGTATGGCGTTCATCAACGCTCACTGGCGATGTCGCCGCAAGACCGCTACCAGTTTCTTTCCGACTGGGTACTACCGCATGACAGCCACGACGCGATTCGCGTATTGGTCGATTTCATGCCCACTCATCCTGCTGGCAACGATGGCGGCGAAGGCGGTAATCTGGTGTCTCCAGCACTGGACCTGGTCCGATCGGCTGCTGAAATAGACCGCCTGGCAGAACTTTCGGCAAAGGTCGAAATGTTATCGCCAACATCGACGTTAGGGCAAAAGAACCGGATCGCGTTGCTGGTGTTGATTGCCATTCAGAAAAATCAATCTGACGTTGGGCTAAAGCTGATCGACGAATTTCTGAAGCTCAGCGCCGCGACCGAGTTGGACGATGTGCGACACCGATCGGCCGAAGCCTTGTTGTTTCATGTGGGACGATCCGTCCCGGACATCTATGAAGCCTTGGTGGGGCCGGTTTCAACAATCGCCCGTCGCAAGATGACCAAAAACGTCTGGCCGATCTGGAATCGACAATTCCAGACCCTGGCGACGGAACTTCATTTGCCCGATCCGGAACCTGCCATCAACCGTTCGGCATCCGGGCAGTGGATGTCGGCGGGGATTGTGGATGCAGAATCGCGTGGTGCCGGAATTCCTGCGTCTCGATGGCGTCTGCAGAAAGGGCAAGCCGACAACACGATCAGCCATGATGATGATGTGCTGTATTTCCAATCTCCACTCACTGGCAACTTCCAGGTGGAATGTGATTTTGCGGCTTTTAGTTGGCGAGATTCGCAGTTAGTTGTCTGCGGCACATGGGTAGCCCCGGTTTACACTCAACAGCACTTTGAAGTGGGAGATATTCGAGGTACGTCAAAGCGGCATTTGCTTGAGCCACGATTCTCAAAGATCCGTGGAACGGTGCACAACCGCGTTACGGTCACGGATGGGCAGACGACGGCGTTTGTGAATGGTCGGCGTGTGCATGATTGGACCATGTTGGAACACCATGATCCATGGATCGCAATTCGTAACGATTTCAAACATGGCGGCAGTGCGTTTAATGTTCGGATAACCGGTGCCCCTGTGATTCCGGAGGCAATCACGTTAACGGCTCACCCTCAGCTTCAGGGCTGGTTGTCATACTTTCCCGGCAGTGTGGGCTGGTCACATTCTCATTGGCAACCGCTATATCTGGGCCAACGAGAAGACCGCACGCCAGCCAACATAAAACAGTCTGGAGGCATCTTCGCGCCACGAAGGGCCGAACTACCCACTGATTGTTTCTGCGAAGAAGCGTTGTTCTATCATCGTCCCATGCTTGAAGATGGCACGATCGAATACGAATACTTCTACAACGAAGGCCAGCAGGACGCGCATCCAATGCTCGACCGTATGTGCTTTCTGCTGCAGCCTGACGGAGTGAAGTTACACTGGCTGACGGACGGAATATTTGACCGCACGGACCTGGCTCCCGACAACAAAATGTCCACAGAACATGCCGTCACTGAGGCATCAGAAGATGCGGCAGCAGACGCTGCCAGTTTCCGTTACGACGTGCCTCGGAACAATGCATGGAACAAAGTGCGTCTGACGCTGACCGGCGACATTGTGGAAATATGGCTGAACGGCAGCGTGGTTGCTCGGCAGAAACTGAACGCCAATAATCAGCGGCGTTTTGGCTTGTTTCATTACGCTGATCAGTCTGAACTGCGAGTTCGCAATGTCACATGGAAGGGCGACTGGCCAAAAGAACTGCCATCCATCAGTGATCAGGACCTGGCAACCGATGAAGCTCTGTTTCTGGACCGTGATGTCGAACACATGCAGGCGGTTTTTCAACACGATTTCACAACTGACGGAGCCGTCAACGATCGGTTCAGACTTATTCGTGGGGCTCCGGGCGAGCACGTCAAGGATACTTCCTCTGGTACGCTGGCTTTGCGGCCGGGAACCAAAGGCTACGTCAATACGACAATTGCCCCCAGCCTGCAGGCTTACGGTGATTTTGATATCACCGTGAGTTACGAAGACTTTAAATATTCGACAACTGAGAACGGCAGCAGTTCCCTGTTGCTGATCGCCAGGCTGGATAACGCCACGTCCGACGAATTCTTTGTGACGCGGAGGCATATGCACGAACCGAACGGCGAACGCGATATGCTTCAATGTGTCGTTGTGCAGCAGGCACCAGAAGGCGAGAGACGCGACTACTTTGTCACCGAATCGATCGAAGAACGCGGTGGGCGATTGCGATTGGCTCGGCGAGGTGATCGGATCTACTATCTGACGGCCGAACGTGATTCCCCCAACTTCCGTCTGCGAGGCTCACGTTTGGTCACCACGAAACCTATCAAGGCAGACGGCATTCGACTGGTCGCTCAGATGCATCGCCCGGGACACTGCAGCGTGATCTGGAAGGACATCGTGGTCAAAGCGGAGAAGATTACTCAGGCGTCCACAGCCGATGCCGACCCACGGGTGACGCAACTTAACAGTGAACGCACAGAATTGCTGCAGCACGTATTGTACGATTTCACAAAAGAAGCGCCCAACCGAGCTTTCCTGTATCGCTGGCGGGATACTCGCGACTGGAACGCCACTGACAAGGGGCTGAAGTTGTCAGCTCCGGGATTTGATTCCTGGGAATCCAGCGGTCTGTCGACGCTGCACGACATCACAGGCGACTTTGACATCACGACCGAATTCGAAACCATCAAGCTGGACAAACCGGCGGCCGACGAACAAACAGCCATCTATCTGCAGATTGAAGTCCCCGACAAAAATCAAACTCAGGCAAACGCCATGTTCAACCTCACAGAATCCGGTTACACCGAAGCTCGCGCTCAGTTTCGTTATGCCAAACCGGACGGCCGTCTGGACTATCGCAACGCGGGATCTGTTAGTGCGAAGGCAGTCACATCATTGCGAGTGGCTCGCCGAGGCAGAAAGTTCACGGTGTTGACAAAGTTGGCGGGTGCCGAACACGAACGGATTCTGGACGTTGCCGATCTGTCCGATGTCGCCATCCCGAGTGTACGAATCATGCTGCACACAGGCGGCGCCGACCGAGAGTCCGAAATCCTGGTGAAGCGTCTGGACATTCATGCAGAGCATTACGAACCACCACCTGCGACGCCAACTCTGCCCCCAAAACCCGTGGAGCCGCCCGCTCGGAAGAAGGGGTTCTTCGAATCGTTGTTTGGATCTTGA
- a CDS encoding DUF1583 domain-containing protein: MRPSLKTNGKTMRLDTFAGLVCALSVTLAHHTQTLAIDETSAGRLAMAALSTSPAKQVELPNSELAEPADHNVNAALNDILGDDILQQNVAKVRDDAKRLPLAERYQLLSDWVLPGKTHSQFRLSMSFAPEGAVGESINGELQSPAMDLVEVAALLGRLDELKARVSESAPASHQASRCRNTLLVLIDIAAGNSGDAEQRLGQLHSDFVQLNRDEVTTRFPETLAIVAAARHEETRETAAEFLAHIVDSFIRKDRSGSTDVWDRQMAALAGATKPAIDSSEIPDGIASKRWTPVSRRTAMTNGLGYPAGDWHVQRGHVKNVATHNEDYLYYNIPLRGNFEVECDVTSFGWRHSHLLVGGEWVSPVWGNTTYQVGNFRQSQPFIELIPPLQEPGSWMKYRVVVRDGVASTYFNGRRVHTRTLDPDHEPWVAIRSPWYAAGEVKDLRISGHPEIPLTLKLSEARGLPGWISFYDETDGTDWKQVSQAAHSQVIVGARREDLAGTHKESLVQYNRPMLEDGTIAYGFFYREGSTHVHPAIGNVAFLISPDGIRVHRMTNGCCSVSDHAPGRSTIPELPAAISRVPLKEDRWNKMCLNLAGDTVQLTLNGETIITHELSSDTPRTFGLFHYSDQTEARVRSVIWTGDWPDSIPPPEKQELAAPDPLYPELVLKQTFHHDFSTAAMPATLWSQGNFDEANVTSQITPQGLRIQHQSSDGYRQCYATPSLKLDGDFDIVATFTDLKTTPSRNGTDGIALDVVMADPAATHCSVYRGQVRRPAEEDQQTSHLYIHRTIGPDAQRLWLGNIVEACDSGRLRLIRHGSTLYSLIAEHDSPNFRLVSTEEVATDSSILDGIRLRVLTESGSTDVVWESIDIRADRLSGPATEDTVELLAELNRQRDGLAESWNHDFRKLGPAAVDFSQIGAAQKWKAADGGLLITADGSNAWLTDGFRVKRAIAGDFNISTQFDVLDLPTPAPAARLSSVYLQMQFRDDKQSRPTLVFHKNESGATTIVAELWVPSPNGGMQYQTLSKVAIDSVEGVRFVRRENELFYVVTSSQFVRDRVIARVAVPSVPIFPGDVAFHVHAGGTGMQAKVLSTSIEIRADEVRRTLTPEQRAALTSAPVD; encoded by the coding sequence ATGAGACCGTCTCTGAAAACGAACGGGAAAACAATGCGGCTGGATACGTTTGCAGGATTGGTGTGCGCACTGTCCGTGACGCTCGCTCACCATACTCAGACATTAGCCATTGATGAGACCTCAGCGGGTCGGCTCGCGATGGCGGCACTTTCCACCAGCCCCGCGAAACAGGTGGAGCTCCCCAACAGTGAACTCGCTGAGCCCGCTGACCACAACGTCAACGCCGCGCTAAATGACATCCTCGGCGACGACATTTTGCAGCAGAATGTGGCCAAAGTGCGGGACGACGCGAAGCGTTTGCCGTTGGCAGAACGGTATCAATTACTGTCCGACTGGGTACTGCCGGGGAAAACGCATTCGCAATTTCGGCTCTCAATGTCATTCGCACCAGAAGGCGCTGTGGGCGAATCGATCAATGGGGAACTGCAGTCTCCTGCGATGGACCTTGTTGAAGTTGCAGCTTTGCTTGGGCGTTTAGACGAGCTGAAAGCTCGGGTTTCGGAGTCGGCACCCGCGTCGCATCAGGCATCCCGTTGCCGCAACACGTTGCTGGTTTTGATCGACATCGCGGCTGGTAATTCTGGCGACGCAGAACAGCGCCTGGGGCAACTTCACTCGGATTTCGTGCAGCTCAATCGCGATGAAGTCACAACTCGGTTTCCGGAAACTCTGGCCATCGTTGCGGCGGCCCGGCATGAAGAAACGCGAGAGACCGCAGCGGAGTTTCTCGCCCACATCGTCGATTCCTTCATTCGCAAGGACAGGTCTGGCAGCACAGATGTCTGGGATCGGCAGATGGCTGCTTTGGCTGGGGCGACAAAGCCGGCGATCGACTCATCGGAAATACCAGACGGAATCGCATCGAAGCGCTGGACGCCTGTCAGCCGACGAACGGCGATGACAAATGGACTCGGCTACCCAGCTGGCGACTGGCATGTGCAACGTGGGCATGTCAAGAATGTGGCCACCCACAATGAAGATTACTTGTACTACAACATTCCGCTGCGAGGTAATTTTGAAGTCGAATGTGATGTCACCAGTTTCGGCTGGAGACACAGCCACCTGCTTGTTGGCGGCGAATGGGTCTCTCCGGTTTGGGGGAACACAACCTATCAAGTTGGCAACTTCCGTCAGTCTCAGCCGTTCATTGAATTGATTCCGCCGCTACAGGAGCCGGGTAGTTGGATGAAATACCGAGTCGTTGTTCGCGATGGGGTTGCTTCGACATACTTCAATGGTCGACGGGTTCACACAAGGACGTTGGATCCTGATCACGAACCGTGGGTGGCCATCCGCAGCCCTTGGTATGCTGCTGGAGAAGTCAAAGACCTTAGGATTTCCGGTCATCCGGAGATTCCACTGACGCTTAAGCTCTCCGAAGCACGTGGACTACCCGGGTGGATTTCCTTTTACGATGAAACCGACGGCACCGACTGGAAGCAAGTCTCGCAGGCAGCACACAGCCAGGTGATTGTGGGAGCGCGACGCGAAGATCTTGCCGGAACCCACAAAGAAAGCCTGGTGCAATACAATCGCCCCATGCTGGAAGACGGTACGATTGCGTATGGGTTCTTCTACCGGGAAGGCAGCACTCACGTTCACCCAGCGATTGGAAACGTTGCTTTCCTGATAAGTCCGGACGGTATTCGCGTTCATCGAATGACCAATGGTTGTTGCAGCGTTTCCGATCATGCCCCGGGACGATCCACCATTCCCGAGTTGCCCGCAGCAATCAGCCGAGTTCCACTGAAGGAAGATCGCTGGAACAAGATGTGTCTGAACCTTGCCGGCGACACTGTTCAACTAACTCTAAACGGTGAGACAATCATCACGCACGAGTTGTCCAGCGACACACCTCGAACCTTTGGACTGTTTCATTATTCGGATCAAACCGAAGCTCGCGTTCGCAGCGTGATATGGACAGGCGACTGGCCGGATTCTATACCGCCACCTGAGAAGCAGGAACTGGCGGCTCCCGATCCACTGTATCCGGAGCTTGTTCTGAAGCAAACGTTTCACCACGACTTTAGCACGGCAGCGATGCCAGCAACTTTGTGGAGCCAGGGCAACTTTGACGAAGCGAACGTCACATCGCAGATCACACCGCAGGGACTGCGGATCCAGCATCAAAGCAGTGACGGATATCGTCAATGCTATGCCACACCAAGCCTCAAGCTCGACGGCGATTTTGACATCGTCGCGACTTTCACCGATTTGAAGACAACTCCCAGCCGAAACGGCACTGATGGAATTGCGCTCGACGTGGTGATGGCAGATCCCGCTGCCACACACTGTTCTGTCTATCGTGGTCAGGTTCGTCGGCCAGCTGAAGAGGACCAGCAGACGTCTCATCTGTACATTCATCGAACAATAGGTCCAGACGCTCAACGACTCTGGCTGGGCAACATTGTCGAGGCCTGTGATTCCGGGAGATTGCGATTAATACGACACGGAAGCACCCTCTATAGCCTGATCGCTGAACATGACTCACCCAATTTTCGGTTGGTCAGCACCGAGGAAGTGGCGACGGACAGTTCGATTCTGGATGGAATTCGGCTGCGGGTACTAACTGAGTCTGGCAGTACGGACGTTGTTTGGGAGAGCATCGACATTCGGGCAGACCGGCTGAGCGGGCCTGCCACGGAAGATACCGTTGAACTACTCGCGGAACTCAACCGCCAGCGTGACGGACTCGCTGAGAGCTGGAACCACGACTTCCGCAAACTTGGGCCAGCTGCCGTCGATTTTTCCCAAATCGGAGCGGCCCAAAAATGGAAGGCAGCAGACGGTGGTCTTTTGATTACGGCCGACGGCAGCAATGCATGGTTAACCGACGGCTTCCGCGTGAAACGGGCGATTGCCGGAGATTTCAATATCTCAACCCAATTCGACGTGCTGGACCTGCCCACGCCAGCGCCGGCGGCTCGGCTTTCCAGTGTCTATCTTCAGATGCAGTTTCGCGACGACAAGCAGTCGCGACCGACGCTGGTCTTTCACAAGAACGAATCCGGCGCCACAACAATCGTAGCGGAATTATGGGTGCCGAGCCCCAACGGCGGGATGCAATATCAGACACTCAGCAAAGTGGCCATCGATTCCGTGGAGGGCGTGAGATTCGTCAGGCGAGAAAACGAACTATTCTACGTGGTCACATCCAGTCAGTTTGTTCGCGACCGTGTGATCGCCAGAGTCGCAGTGCCGTCCGTGCCGATTTTTCCCGGCGACGTCGCTTTCCACGTTCACGCCGGTGGCACTGGCATGCAGGCGAAGGTGTTGTCAACATCGATCGAAATTCGGGCCGACGAGGTTAGACGCACGCTGACACCGGAACAACGTGCCGCGCTGACATCTGCTCCCGTTGATTAA
- a CDS encoding RNA polymerase sigma factor gives MNDSALVQGLREQDPAAVKHLSDCFLPSVWRFVYVKVNRDRHLAEDIVSETVLALVKAVADTKTDILNPGAWLRSVASNKVTDHFRAAARVQHLIDEAKQSAPVSDDIDAAALQEQSERRGEVRDVMDQLSDQHRMVLEWKYIETLSVRVMAERLDMTEKAVESILFRARRDFRERMMRVDSRECGVPGRQQNDDAQAGKTSCDECGDEANQANVRVECPKSSV, from the coding sequence TTGAACGACTCTGCACTAGTTCAGGGACTGCGAGAACAGGATCCTGCGGCGGTGAAGCATCTTAGCGATTGCTTTCTGCCGTCGGTGTGGCGCTTCGTGTACGTCAAAGTCAATCGCGATCGGCATCTCGCGGAAGACATCGTCAGCGAGACCGTGTTGGCATTGGTGAAGGCAGTCGCCGACACAAAGACAGATATTCTGAACCCCGGTGCATGGTTGCGATCGGTGGCGTCCAACAAGGTGACGGACCATTTTCGTGCGGCTGCGCGTGTGCAGCACCTGATCGATGAAGCTAAGCAGTCGGCTCCGGTGAGTGACGATATTGATGCGGCGGCACTGCAGGAACAGTCTGAGCGGCGTGGCGAGGTACGCGATGTGATGGATCAGCTTTCTGACCAGCATCGCATGGTTCTGGAGTGGAAGTACATAGAAACATTAAGTGTGCGAGTGATGGCTGAACGCCTGGACATGACGGAAAAGGCCGTTGAGTCGATTTTGTTCCGAGCTCGACGCGATTTCCGAGAACGCATGATGCGAGTCGACAGTCGGGAGTGCGGAGTTCCGGGCCGCCAGCAGAACGATGACGCTCAGGCTGGCAAGACGAGCTGCGATGAGTGTGGTGACGAAGCTAACCAGGCAAATGTTCGAGTTGAGTGTCCGAAGTCGAGTGTGTAG
- a CDS encoding DUF1549 and DUF1553 domain-containing protein codes for MTNVSNINDASQDSSDQELEELLTDAFDAPPVPRTLLKRLDRGIEQEWGTSPRLADSHVARVGRTLVGGGRWVRRLPIAAALGVLILLAVMFRGDSTAFAWSQLLDAMAKQGVVQLESENVDRWLALSEGWIRDRSDESSVLVDIQRQVVLQRDDGSADIKLRSLKRGAPADRNQLVLTFLSGTNFDDETIQRFSGARVVSESSSRVSGEAGENIQLDVDFVCDNLESVSLRALVDVDSHLPLQMQLVTADLPIARPTLTVSFPAATATDRRAVEFPADMPVVNVEAAEAIQTASLESNLSGADDKLLAPIGTDKEDSNVAVALATTTPASPKPERKSKPAGLFGAASGWQPVDVSQGSNDDVLQQLDHLMAKLWEDNGVDPAEPAGDEELLRRVYLDLAGRIPAVTEVRNYLNDKSPNRYVALVERLLMSADFASHLAATYRRFLIPEGVDLTAFGGVEAFDKWLSERFASNDSYDEVVRSLLLAEGRLSRSGPLLFYSAAKLDPDQLASRTSRVFLGMRLECAQCHDHPFEPWSQKDFWSYAAFFARISRPQGTLENVSTVMRVRDVERGEVMIPDSDEVVPPRFLNSAAPVDDGQADQRRQKLAKWLTGADNPYFPRAAANRVWGQMFGRGIVDPVDDFGVENPPVSPEVLDLLAGHFIRTKFDLRELFRTIALSRAYRLSSGADVQDYLRVNMFAQMNVKTLTAEQVYDCITVATMPSGAATEGFNVVRFGNTPRDEFLRQFRTPSGRQTEYLGGIPQALTLMNGTLIDGATGLASSGLLKSLAAPFFQNKQRIEILYFATLSRQPTASEWELLNEYISEDLSGPALQEGLADVLWAVLNSAEFTMNH; via the coding sequence ATGACAAACGTTTCGAACATAAATGACGCATCACAGGATTCGTCGGATCAGGAGCTTGAAGAGCTTCTTACCGACGCGTTCGATGCTCCGCCAGTGCCACGTACGCTGTTGAAGCGGCTTGATCGCGGTATCGAGCAGGAATGGGGCACGTCACCTCGATTGGCTGATTCGCATGTCGCAAGAGTCGGCCGGACTCTGGTCGGCGGTGGGCGGTGGGTGCGGCGTTTACCGATCGCGGCGGCGCTGGGAGTGTTGATTCTGTTGGCGGTCATGTTTCGCGGTGATTCAACGGCCTTTGCGTGGAGTCAGTTGCTGGACGCAATGGCGAAGCAGGGTGTGGTTCAACTGGAATCAGAGAACGTCGATCGGTGGCTCGCACTTTCTGAGGGTTGGATCCGTGATAGGTCGGATGAATCGTCCGTGCTGGTGGATATTCAACGACAGGTTGTTTTACAGCGTGACGATGGTTCGGCGGATATCAAGCTGCGATCGCTGAAGCGTGGTGCACCGGCCGATCGCAATCAGTTGGTGTTAACATTTTTGTCCGGGACGAATTTTGACGACGAGACGATTCAGCGTTTTTCTGGTGCCCGAGTTGTCAGCGAATCTTCTTCGCGGGTGAGCGGTGAGGCTGGGGAGAACATTCAACTTGATGTTGACTTCGTCTGCGACAATCTTGAATCAGTATCGTTACGGGCCTTGGTGGACGTGGACAGTCATCTGCCCCTGCAGATGCAACTTGTGACTGCTGATCTGCCGATTGCCCGACCAACGTTGACTGTTTCTTTCCCGGCAGCCACGGCAACAGACCGCCGAGCCGTTGAATTCCCCGCCGACATGCCGGTTGTCAATGTCGAGGCGGCGGAGGCGATCCAGACGGCGTCCCTTGAATCGAATCTGTCTGGTGCGGACGACAAACTACTCGCGCCGATCGGGACTGACAAAGAAGACTCGAACGTCGCTGTTGCGTTAGCGACGACAACGCCGGCTTCACCAAAGCCGGAACGGAAAAGCAAGCCTGCCGGGCTTTTCGGAGCCGCATCAGGATGGCAGCCGGTTGATGTTTCGCAGGGCTCGAATGACGATGTGCTGCAGCAGTTGGATCATTTGATGGCGAAATTGTGGGAAGACAATGGCGTTGATCCAGCCGAGCCTGCGGGTGATGAAGAGTTACTTCGACGAGTTTATCTGGACCTTGCCGGACGTATTCCGGCAGTGACTGAGGTCCGAAATTATCTGAACGACAAATCGCCGAATCGCTATGTCGCCCTGGTTGAGCGACTGTTGATGAGTGCCGACTTCGCGTCTCATTTGGCAGCCACTTACCGCAGGTTCCTGATTCCTGAAGGAGTCGACTTAACGGCGTTCGGGGGCGTCGAGGCCTTTGATAAATGGTTGAGTGAACGCTTTGCCAGTAACGATTCGTACGACGAAGTGGTCCGCAGTTTGTTGCTGGCAGAGGGACGGTTGTCTCGGTCAGGTCCGTTGCTGTTCTATTCGGCCGCCAAACTGGATCCCGACCAACTGGCGTCGCGAACGTCGCGCGTGTTTTTGGGAATGCGGCTTGAGTGTGCTCAATGCCACGACCATCCGTTCGAACCGTGGAGTCAAAAAGACTTCTGGAGCTACGCCGCATTCTTTGCTCGCATTTCGCGACCACAGGGGACGCTGGAGAATGTGTCCACGGTAATGCGGGTTCGCGACGTTGAGCGTGGTGAAGTGATGATTCCGGATTCGGATGAAGTGGTGCCGCCACGGTTCTTAAACAGTGCCGCCCCGGTCGACGATGGACAAGCCGATCAGCGTCGACAAAAACTGGCGAAATGGTTGACGGGGGCGGACAATCCGTATTTTCCGCGAGCTGCGGCGAATCGAGTTTGGGGGCAGATGTTTGGGCGAGGGATCGTTGATCCGGTAGATGATTTTGGAGTGGAAAATCCGCCAGTGTCACCGGAAGTACTCGACCTGCTGGCAGGGCACTTCATTCGCACAAAGTTTGATCTTCGTGAATTGTTCCGCACGATTGCTCTTTCGCGAGCTTACCGGCTTTCCAGTGGAGCCGACGTGCAGGACTACCTGCGCGTCAATATGTTCGCTCAGATGAACGTCAAGACGCTGACGGCGGAACAGGTTTACGACTGCATTACCGTAGCGACAATGCCATCGGGGGCAGCGACGGAAGGTTTCAATGTGGTGCGGTTCGGCAACACGCCGCGTGACGAATTCCTGCGGCAATTTAGAACTCCGTCCGGCCGCCAAACGGAATATCTCGGCGGAATTCCTCAGGCACTGACATTAATGAACGGGACTTTGATCGATGGAGCGACAGGTCTTGCAAGCAGCGGCCTCTTGAAGTCGCTGGCAGCACCGTTCTTTCAGAACAAACAACGGATTGAAATTCTGTACTTCGCCACGTTGTCTCGTCAGCCAACCGCTTCTGAATGGGAGTTGCTGAACGAATACATCAGCGAAGACTTGTCAGGTCCGGCATTGCAGGAGGGGCTCGCAGATGTTTTGTGGGCGGTCTTGAACAGTGCTGAGTTTACGATGAATCATTAG